Proteins encoded together in one Impatiens glandulifera chromosome 1, dImpGla2.1, whole genome shotgun sequence window:
- the LOC124937596 gene encoding uncharacterized protein LOC124937596 gives MVTPKKEEPQDSPEEVTSSHYQARSFHFGSSSTHGDAEPSTLIKDGDDTMKLEDEDDDMQEDHPNTLEYVDVLMRNGCTALEQDDTFTAVKCFSRALEIRVAHFGELDRYRYNAYYYYGYALLRHARAGANEDGLKEEENDEIDTDDTPSNDEEETDLDLAWKLLEIARIISEKRPTKSINNVYIMCALGEVNCYRGLLPALCNFLNSDEINPLLIYFILIPLAGEEVVDASTISHQSENSNSISKLEKNIATLRDYSIMLEYKIKELSENHKIPRANLDEATGALYSKVKQVEENVSTSNSTSTYLQVRHLGKVGGSVKKISAGMYSDSIQSSSSKKRKLG, from the exons ATGGTGACGCCAAAGAAGGAAGAACCGCAAGATTCGCCCGAAGAGGTAACGAGTTCCCATTATCAGGCGAGGAGTTTCCATTTTGGTTCATCGAGTACTCATGGAGATGCCGAACCTTCCACTTTGATAAAGGATGGAGACGACACAATGAAGTTAGAAGATGAAGACGATGACATGCAAGAAGATCATCCAAATACGCTTGAATATGTCGATGTCTTGATGAGAAATGGTTGTACTGCATTAGAACAAGACGACACTTTTACAGCCGTCAAATGTTTCAGTCGTGCCTTAGAAATCCG GGTAGCTCATTTCGGAGAGCTTGATCGCTATAGATATAATGCATATTATTACTATGGATATGCATTGCTTCGTCATGCTCGAGCTGGTGCAAATGAAGATG GTTTAAAGGaggaagaaaatgatgaaattgaTACTGATGATACACCTAGTAACGATGAGGAAGAAACTGACCTGGATTTGGCATGGAAACTACTCGAGATTGCAAGGATAATTTCTGAGAAACGACCAACTAAGTCCATTAATAACGTGTATATTATGTGTGCACTGGGTGAAGTTAATTGTTATAGAGGTTTGCTTCCTGCTTTGTGCAACTTTCTGAATTCAGATGAAATCAATCCCCTactcatatattttatcctcatTCCTCTTGCAG GTGAAGAAGTTGTTGACGCTTCTACCATTTCACACCAATCTGAGAATTCAAATTCCATCAGtaaattagagaaaaatattGCCACACTCCGTGACTACTCTATAATGCTGGAATATAAG ATAAAAGAACTTTCTGAGAATCATAAGATACCTAGAGCTAACCTTGATGAAGCAACTGGTGCATTATATAGCAAGGTGAAACAAGTTGAGGAGAATGTTTCCACCAGTAATAGTACTAGTACATATCTCCAAGTAAGACACCTTGGTAAAGTGGGTGGATCTGTGAAGAAGATTAGTGCTGGCATGTACTCAGATTCAATCCAATCAAGTTCCTCCAAAAAACGCAAATTGGGATAA